The sequence acatgttGATTGTTAATACTAAAGTTTCAAACCTCAAGGGGTCACAAACTCACTTTCATACCATTGTTCTCAACCACTTTAAGGACCACAAACAAGTTGCGTTAGAGGATTAAATCAAAACCCTGGAAGCAATCATGTGATATGGTATTtatcaaaattgattttgactTTTTATGTTCTAAAAGCTTAAAATCAAGTATGATCACTATTCATGAAATATACTAGTCCTACCGGTATGTAGgcataaaccaaacatctcacacTAGTGTGTGTGACCGTTGTGTCATTTATTATTTTGGTAGATGTAAAATCAAAACTATTTATTTGCTAAGTGGGGTTTACTTGTACTCAGCTGAAGAGACCTTATGTACACTCTTTGTCTAGTTTAAATGTATATGTTTCTACATATATTTTATGGTGTCTATATTTTGATGAAGGGGCCTCTTTTGGGTTTGATATTGACATCCGCAAAAGGGATCTTATATGATCGAATACAAAACAAATCTTCACGCATCCCTCCTTCCTTTCAAGCCTAAAAAAAAGGCATCAAAAGAGTTTAAAAGAATGTTATGTGTGTGTTCCACAATGTTTAAAATTTACTACTACTAATTCTTAATAAcctcaaaataaatcatttctaAAATAAATTCGCGAGTTCTTCTTGCCACCTCTATTTTTAAACCTGACACCCCCATATTTCAATAATGGTCAAATTATCTTTTGGGCAAATGAAGTCAAAAAATCTAGACAAAATGTCTggtagtttaaaaaaaatatttagtgcTTACTTAAATATCTGGTCATTTATATGAAATATCCAGTTCACCAGATATTTAAATGTATCCATAACAAATGTGATGTAACAGGTTTTTTATAAAATCTAGAAACTATTGAATATTTAGTTCATTATTGAAAAACCTGATGGTTATAAAGGGGTTCACAATTGAACGACTATGATTTTTCCGACACTTTTTTACGGCTATGATTGCACCGACCGTATTGTGTGGTTCAGAATGACTCCAAAGTTGTATAAATATGGGTCGTGTGGTGTTGTTCAAATAACATGTTACAATGCCTCTTCCTCAATCTTTGTCTAAGGCGGAAATGTACATCAACGAAGCGAAAACTCCCATAGAGTTTCGGGTTCCGACAGACAGCTCATGTCTCGCCGTCTTGATATACAAGTTGAGTGATTTGTTACCCGACACGGATAAAAGAAAGGTGAGTAAGATCGAGTTTCGTGAAGACATGATTGATACCAATGGACGAGTGAAATACAGCCTTATTTAGTTGAAGACCGATGAAGATTTGAAAGTCATGTGGAAATCATATCACCGTAGGCTAACTAAGAGACCAATCGAGTTTAATGCGACAATTTTTAGATCTGTGGATGACATAATTAAGATGTTGAAACGTCTAGAATCATCTGGTAGCGCGTAggttttcttatttattattattactgttTTCTTAAGTTGAGTAACCGTTTGTCAAATATTAAGTTATGTTCATCATGCATCAATGGAAGTGCCAAAATATTGTATATTGTACAAATGTTTGAGTAATACTACAAATAATTTACAAATgatacataaaaataataataatgtctAAATAGGCCTCCTCGGACAATGTGTGTTGAATGTGCTGCCAAACTATGAACCTCGTCCTTTGGGTTCACCAAACACATGAGGTTATCCATAATAATTTCTATCATCTGCAGGCCCTGAGCGTCATCTGCATCATATGGAGGCAGCCCATGTCATCGGAAGGTGCCCCAACATCAACATGAGAAGATCCCTCATGTGAAGATCCAACAAGAGAAAGTCTAGCACCATCTCCATGCTGCCTATGTGCGATGATGCAAGGGTGTGATACAGTAAGGTACCAATCCTAATACCCATCCACACACTCCGCAGGAAATTGAGCCTCCACTGCATGATCTCTAATGGCACATGCGAAACTTATAATGTTTCCACGAAACCAGCTATCAATGCTCCCATATGGAATATTAGTGATTGGCTGTGGGATATCCCGGACATATCCATACTGGAATAGACACCTCTCAGGTAATTGTCTAGCCACTAAACCCTCTCATCGCATGTAACCAGAAAAGTATAGCATCCTCTATCTCTTCATATGGTTTATCCTCTCTATGCTCTATGTAGGGTGTGCAGATGACATCATCTACAATCAGCGTATCAAGCGTCTTCCTATACTCCACAACACCTCTCGGATGTGCATGCTTTCTCCTTCATCTCTTGGCTCGTGTAGACCCAACTATCTGTCACAAATTAACGGGAAATGCGCATAAATCCTGTACTTCACAAAATAACAAAGATGCATATAACCAGGGATAATATCATAAATAGAACTAACACAAtaagaaataatattttatacCTAAAATAGACTCATATAATCGACAAGTTGTCTGGTCTCAAAAACAGTCGCCTCCCCAAGGGCACCATATAGAATCGTCAACGCAGCACACCCACATGCCCAACTGCAATGCTCAAGTCTATTAAACAGCCACATGTACTTCGCATTAATGTATACGTGAGACTTATCAGCTAAGAATGTACATCCTACAAGATGTAACATGTATACCCTAAAGGCTTCCTCAAACATACCATGACCTACTAGCTCGCCGTACCTATCTCGTAGCCAAGATAGGAGAAAGTGAGCACCTCTCATAAAAATAAACACCTTAATCACACTTTCCACTATAACCCTCAAGTACTCTACAAAAATCAAATGTGTGGTCTCCTGACTAATGATATGAGCGGTGAATAAATTACCTGGCATCGAAATATGGAAAAGCGATGAGACATCATCCAATGTAATCGTCATCAAACTTAatgaaagatgaaatgaagatgtcTCCTTGTGCCGCCGCTAACAAAGGCAGTAAAAAGTGAAGCATCCAGCATGGTATGCGAACATTCCACCAAAGCAAGGAGATCAAACTCATCAACTATCGTATTCACCTcctgtaaaaaaaaagaaaaaaaatatcaattaatttcaagggttaaatatgtctggggtccctataaatatggcaactttcaattttagtccctgtaaaatttttcttcaaacaatggtcctcccaatattttccgtccctatttttggtccctcccgttagatttcactaacggaggcttacgtggcatgTCACATGTCACGCCACATCAGATAAAGTCAATATAAAAAAAAGATACAGATtgtgggggttttaaaccccctttagataacttaaaaataataattttttacaaacaattaaataaatacttgGTAGGGAAATCTTTGCTGTTACAAACTTATTTTCAATTAGATGATTCTTGTCCTTAAATAGCACCCCAAGCCTATCAATTAAGTTAACTTATTATTACCTCGTGCCATAAGCTCTAATATTCTAATATTATCccatcctatatatatatatatatatatatatatatatatatatatatatatatatatatatatatatatatatatatatatatatatatatatatatatatatatatatatatatatatatatatatatatatatatatatacacactcaCAATTACTACATAATCAAAATTGGTAATTAATTTATTCAGTGAGTATGTGTGCCTGATATGTTAATGAGACTAAACCCAAAGAGCTCCAGTTTTTTTAAGCAATGAAGACTCATGACTTGATTGGCTCCACCAACAAGTTCACCACCAATGAAAACAGATGGAGAAGAACCAAGTCTTGAAAGTGCTTGTTCAATCTCTCTTCCTCTTGATATCTCATCAAGTTCATAAACTGCTGGATTCACACCAAAGTCACAAAAAAGTGTCTTTATTGTATGACTCATGCAACATGAACTCTTGCTGAATATCACCATTGGTCTCTCTGAAACCATCTTATTCACTCTTTCCATTGTGATACAGATGTGGAAAATAATGTTGATATGTGAAGAATGTGTGGATTTTAAAACTGAAGATTTAGTATGAGGTGTGTTGTTTAGATAAGCAAAATATAGCATGCTTTAAATAGGGGCTTGAGGAGAAGAAAATGTTGTGTTGGGAAAGAAGTGGAGAATCGTGGATGGATTAAGTCTTCTTTTTCACAACTAGCTCAAACGATTCTTGATCCCATGCATGGATTGCATGCATCAAAACAAAGCACGACAAGTCCTGTGTACGACAACTCCTTAGCGTACGTTTTGTTTTTTTCATGGTAGAATATTTGCACTGCATATATACTCGACTTCCAAATGAAGAATAATATTGAacagtataaaagaagaattataGTTTAACATTAAGAATTGTAGAGACATAGTTTAATTAATCACACAAAGATGGGGAAGGAAAAGATATATAGAAGAtgcaaagaggattgagagaGTGTAATGAAGGTTTATAGGTTTGATAATGTGAAGAATGAGGATAACAAAGATTTCCCTACTAACAGATTGATTAATTGCTCTTGAAAATATCtggttttttaagttatttacagggggtttaaaacccccgcaatctatctatttttaattagtaTTGACTTTAATTGACGTAGCGttacacgtggcgtgccacgtaagcctccgttagtgaaaTTTAACGGGAGAGACTAaaaatagggacggaaaatattacgaggaccattgtttgaagaaattttttgcagggactaaaattgaaagttgcgatatttatagggactaaaaacttatttaaccctaatttcaatgtatcattaataaataaagtaaCATAATAGGCATATCAAATACATACATCTCCTTACCGAAACTTGAAAGCTACATATCCTATGAGAATAGACGTGTTAATGGGCCCACCAAGAAACCCCTCACAATGTGTACAAAATGGGTCTAAAGAAGCAGCGGCAGTGACATCATTAGTATGTCTCTCAATAGATGGAGTAACCTTTACATCATCAGCATGTGGCACCTCATCAGCCGTGTATGGAGTATGAACCTCAATAACAGTCTCTAGAGTAATTCTTGTCTCAAAAATATGAGGTACCTCTGTCGGATGGGGCACATCTACCAAAATTTTAACGTTCTCTTGAGCTAGTGCAAAGGGTGCCTTTACCACCATCTGAACATCCTCCTGAACTAATGTAGATGGTGCTTGGACATCAACTAGCTCATCCTCATCACCTCCCGTCCATACAACAGCAGATCTAGATCAATTATGTCTGATCATACAGGGTGCACGAAATTGGGCCTAATCAGCCAGCTGCCTCCTATGAGAGTTGATTAATGCCACTCTCCCTTCCCTAATATGCGATTCCTCCACATCAACTCCCCTATCTCGACCGCTCACAGCATATACTAAATCACATTGTCTAACGACAATGAAATCACCCGTGCCTCTGGTCTTCActtcaacaacaaaacaaaattttataaccTATTGGGCTtttgaaaatatatgaaaaattataGGTCTTCCAGATATTTCAAAATATGTAATAACTAACAAAATGATGCTTATGGACTTTTATAAATATCCGACTTCAAATCCAAATTATTTGAAATGTCAGTTTGAATCAATGCAATGTTATCGGATATTTTTGAATACTCGATAAAATATATGCATTTTTTGCACATTTCAAAATCACCAGAAGTACTTATGCATTTTTATCggatattttcaaatattctacTGAATGTATGAATATTTACTGaacattttcaaaatatatagaaaatatGCATTTTACCAGACATTTTGGAATATGCGGTAAAGTTTTATGAAATATCcggaaaaaatcctaaaaatgtgGTAAAAACCATACTTATTTGTCATCAAATGCGAAAAAGTCGGGTAGTTAGCCtgaaaattttggaaaatttgaGAGGTTTtcaataaattcaaaattttccaATTGTTTTTGTGAAAGGTAATATACAAAAGTTCAGGGCTATTATGGTAAAATCATAGGATTTGTGGGGGTTCCAAGTATAACTTGGGGTGGCATGAAGATTTCTCAATAAATTCACATATTTGTCAAACAACATTTATTCTGGGCCGCTTCAAGCCCATGATGAAAGGCCTAATAGTAATTGTCGGGCAAAAAGGTGGGCAAAGCAAATGAGACCCTACCCTAGTTTATGGTACGTGATTTTAGCCTCCAATACACTCCCGACGTTGAATTTTAATGGGCAATCACTCGCATAAGGCGTTAAATCTCATGGAGACTGTTTTAACCGTTCTACTTATATAAAGCACAACATGCGTCATTTCAGGTAATTTATCATTCACATACACAAATTAGTTTCTCACTCAGTGGTGTTGGAGTACAAACCTTGCAGGTCCACTCCCGCTCCGCTATATCAAGCGCTCACTCCACTGCATCGTAACTCCAGTTCATTCGATCTTCACCTATCTTTGGTTCCTATGCGGAGCATTGGTGCCATGTGTGAGAATCAACTTCTGATTCTCAAGAATTTTCACGAAGAGCTACCATTTCTTCACCATGATCTCATATTAACCAATCTTGTCTCTTTTAGATTACTGATCTCTTCCTTGCAAAGGTCATCGATCGAATTCATATTGTCATGGTAGCATCAAAAGTAACTCGTTCGGTCGTCGCACACAACGCCACCATTGTGCTAGCTATTGTAACCAACGCTCCAGATCTGATGAGGGGGCTCCACTTCTCCCACTGGCTGAGAACAATTAGGTCTTAGTTACTCCTCCAACAATTCGAACATCACCAGATGTAGCACCTCCAACAGTCAGACATGGAACCTTTAAAGTTCTTCCAATTTTCCAACCTTTTTTACAACTGATTCAAAGTAAAGCTTTGAAGTAGCATTCTTCATAACGTATAATTCTTGGACACAAGATGCTCCACAATCTCCAATAGTTACAACATTTTTAGGAGGGCGTAGGGAAAACGATTTGTTGAACATCGTGTAAAATCCAATACAGTAGAAAAATTCACAAATGCTTATCTTTGTCGCACTACAAGATGAAATGAAACCAGCAAACACCTGAACAAAATGCTTGATGTTGAACGTTCAATGATTCAAGTTGTTTGAGCTTTTCAAGTGTTCAAAACGATTAAGAAGAATGAGACGATAGAGAATATGAGATTCTAGGATTCAAAACGATGAAGATTGAGGGAACGATTGAGAATCTCGtattttaggattttttttaaaaatgaatggtttcattaatcaaattttaattttaaagtgAGGGTATTTGAGTCATTCCAATAAGTGAAATACATATGTGAAATAAacattaaatagaaaataaataaataaaacaatgtcATGTCaacttttttgtcaattttttgaTGACTGAGACCTGATGAGGATACAagacaagaaaatcttcaaacgTTAAAAAagttaatcaaattttattttgggGAATGTTTCAAAAATGACCCAAATAACTCAAGAAAGAATGTGCATTAAGCCAATATAACCATATTTATTTTATCTCGGTGGAATCGTAGTTATTTTATTCAGAAACCCAAAAAACCTAAAGCTGACTtgaatcaaaaaaaaaagaaaattgtaaGATGCTATATTATGTAGGAATAGGATTGGCTCCTTTGATATATGATATTCCACTTGGTTACCACCCACGTGGTAAGGCATCACTGATTAAGAACAAATGATAGAAACTCTTTGAAAAAGAGTTTCACTTCACCTACAACAACCAACTAATGGCGAGCATGGCCAGAAAGAGTTTCACTTCACCTACAATAAACAACAACTAATGGCAAGCATGGCCATTCATTTATACAACATTATCTATATTGTGCCTTTCCTTTCACGCTATTTAGACTAGCCCAAAAACATGCACCTTAATTCCAATTGCTTTCTACTATTTACATACAGTACTCACCACTACTCACATAATATTATTGATTTCAATCTTGATCATCTTTATATTTTCGAAAATATATCTCCAAAGAAATGCATATTCAATATCCAACATATATCATTATTCGACACGATACTAACACAAATAATTatgtttcattttttaattttattaaattattatcgaTTTCAGTATCGTATATGTATTTGTGCTTTAAAGTTGACCCTTTTAATTGTATTTAGTAGTATATTATTGATTCTTCAATGAGAATAAAGATGTCAACAACATCTATATTCCCAAATAATATACAAATTGTTACATTCACATCATCCATAGAATGATATATTATCTTTCTTTTTTTGATGCATAGAAAGATATATTATCACAATTCACATAATTGAAGATTTTATTCTCTATTAATTGATGTTACAAATTGCGATTTGTGGTATGAGGTGGCACTCTAAAAGATTGGACGGTCCTTTAAAGAAAATGAGAGgaacaaacaaacaaattaaataatatagcTAGGAAATTGAGGAAATTGATAATAAGTAATGATGATATTTTTCAGGAAGAAAAAAGTGCATGTGTCTTAGAGTATTTGGCAGCTATTTTTGCCTAATATTCTTTCTTGAATGGATTgagttatttttaatattatatattatagatAATGTTTCTTTTCAGAAACCTTAGACAACATAATGAagactttattattttaatttgtttgtaTATAAATTGAAGGGGGTCAATTCTTCTATATTAGTAGTTTTTTTATGTGATCCAATATCAAAATTAAGATAAATAAAACATTGAATCGGGGAAGAAGGTCACCTCTAATGGAACCTCGTGTTCGGTTTGAGATTGGTCTTTTGAGGACCGTTAACCACTTCGTTATATATTTAgagtttttgataaaataaaattgtataatttttttGTCACAAATATAATATTAgactattatttaattagttaaaactaaaattatctaattaatattaagtttgtgactaaaaacataaatataataaaaaaggtGAGATTATTTTGTATATACTATAGATTAATATCTAATTTGATAAGGTGTCAAATTAGAATATTGAAAACTGAAAAATAAGTCTAAGGATATTTATATTGGGTTATGGTCTTCTCATTTGTAGTGCGATTGAAATACACGGTTTACCAGATTCTCTTTTCATGCCCATCAGAAGAGATTCAAGAAACCCTAAGAAACTCTATAAATCGGAAGATCACATGTCTGCTATCGCGGCGGGAAAAATTTGAGATTAAGTTATTGATGAACTTGACTCGAAAACAGAGACCTTACGACTAATGTTCATGCAATAcagctagagctgtcaaaatgggctagctcATATGAGTCGGTCTGTCAGACCCGGAAAATTATAGCgtttgggccttaaaattagagtccatatttttcagggcctttttaaCCCAGCCCTAAAAAACCCGCTActcattagggctagcccatatgagTCGTGGGTAGCCATCAAGCtcgcataattataaaattaaaaaaatatatatatttttattgtttactccaaaatatcatattgatttttctctcctcagtaaattttatctctattctattcgatctttcacttttaaatataatatattaatataatcaacattcttagattgtattatattagtttttcggttattttaaatattcaagtattattttctataatttggacatatattgtatttaaaaacacattatagtatttataagagataatatagtacttaaaaatgtattatgtttaaaatactataattttttattttagttataataaatataatagaatttttattttaaattttctaatTAAAAAAGTCTGTTTAAGGCGGAATAGCCCAAAGCTCATCTAGAGCCGGACTCGGATAGTTATTTTCAAATCCATATCAAATCGGGCCATTTTGGCCCAGCCCTTAAAA comes from Vicia villosa cultivar HV-30 ecotype Madison, WI unplaced genomic scaffold, Vvil1.0 ctg.000359F_1_1, whole genome shotgun sequence and encodes:
- the LOC131627359 gene encoding protein MAIN-LIKE 2-like, whose protein sequence is MERVNKMVSERPMVIFSKSSCCMSHTIKTLFCDFGVNPAVYELDEISRGREIEQALSRLGSSPSVFIGGELVGGANQERRHKETSSFHLSLSLMTITLDDVSSLFHISMPGNLFTAHIISQETTHLIFVEYLRVIVESVIKVFIFMRGAHFLLSWLRDRYGELVGHGMFEEAFRVYMLHLVGCTFLADKSHVYINAKYMWLFNRLEHCSWACGCAALTILYGALGEATVFETRQLVDYMSLF